CCCGGTGGCCGGGCCGTTCGTGCGCCCGGAGCTGATGCGGCTCGACTCGCTGGAGCGGGACCTGGCGCACCTGCGCGGCCCGGACTGGCGCACGGGGCTGACCGCCCTGCCCGCGACGGAGGCGTACGCGGCCCGGGTGCGCGAGTGCGCCGAGCGGTGGCCGGCCGGGTACGTCGCCCACCACTACACGCGCTACCTCGGCGACCTGTCCGGCGGTCAGATCATCCGTGACAGGGCGGAGCGGGCCTGGGGCTTCGCCAAGAAGGGCGACGGGGTCCGCTTCTACGTCTTCGAGGAGATCACCAACCCGGCCGCCTTCAAGCGCGAGTACCGGGAGCTGCTGGACGGCATCCGCGCGGACGACCTGGAGAAGCAGCGGGTCGTCGCCGAGTGCAAGCGGGCCTTCGCCCTGAACACGGCGGTCTTCCAGGGGCTGGGCGAGGAGTTCCCGCTCTCCGCGTGAGCGGATCGGGGCCCCTCGCACACGCACCGGTCCCCCTCGCCGACGGGGCCGAGGGGGACCGGGAGCGAACGACGCGCCGACCTCAGTTGTCGATGTCGTAGTCGTCGCTGCGGCAGTTGATGCCGCCGAAGTACAGGTCGCCCGTGCTGTCCGTGGTGATGGCGCCGAAGTACGGGCTGCAGGTGGCGTCCTCGTCACCGTGCAGCGGGCCGCCGTCGAAGGCGGTGGCGGTCGCCACGCCGCCGGCGGTCATGGCGGCGGTCAGCAGGACCGTGGCGAAGGCGGAACGGATGCGCATGAGTTTCCTCTCGCGGGGACTGAGCGGTTACGCCCAGAGGTAACCCCTGGCGGTCGCGCGCACACGCTGTTCCACCCGTACGGAGGTGCGGTGCCGGGCGGCTTCACCGCTCCAGGCGCACCCGTCCGCCGATCTCTACCCAGCCACCGGGCTGGGGAGCCGTGAGGATCTGCGAGCCCGCGCCCTGCGTGATGTTGAGGGCGCGGCCCAGCCGCTCGGTCAGCAGCAGGGCCGCCGCGCCGGTCGCCTCGTCCTCGTCGATGCCGTCGTCGCGCCCCGGGAAGGCGCGGGCCCGCACGCGTCCCGCCGGCTCGTCCTCCCACGCCCAGGCGTAGACCCACTCCCCCGCCGGCGGCACCGGCAGGTCGTCGACCTCGGCGACA
This region of Streptomyces ambofaciens ATCC 23877 genomic DNA includes:
- a CDS encoding heme oxygenase (biliverdin-producing), translated to MDSFSTLIRTASHEQHVEAETSTFMSDLLGGRLGVDAYARYTEQLWFVYEALEAAAGRLAADPVAGPFVRPELMRLDSLERDLAHLRGPDWRTGLTALPATEAYAARVRECAERWPAGYVAHHYTRYLGDLSGGQIIRDRAERAWGFAKKGDGVRFYVFEEITNPAAFKREYRELLDGIRADDLEKQRVVAECKRAFALNTAVFQGLGEEFPLSA